The Humulus lupulus chromosome 3, drHumLupu1.1, whole genome shotgun sequence genome window below encodes:
- the LOC133821177 gene encoding clavaminate synthase-like protein At3g21360 isoform X1, whose translation MLDGGSYVLSFSQISTTVTNFYSSLFTSQGISQEDVSYVLSGITARITQAQSDSLEARFIEEEDFKVGHCKGQKVVDGETMPLVLEPVEPNKGDDVESLLSALKKNKNWFDDMITKNSAVLLRGFNVENAEDFNEIIEAFDWDDIRYVGPAPRTHVYKRVWTANEGPLTEFIYYHHEMVLIKEFPKKVILFCETPPPEGGETPFVPSFRVTERMMEEFPDAVEEMETKGLTYSFTALSKNDTSSMRGRGWEDTFGTSDRAEAERRAKALGMDMEWLPNGGVKAILRSKNLTKVFDGRKGRKMWFNTVVGMHGKEHSSAKMADGTEIPENVVKRCEEIIEEESIQFKWEKGDVLFFDNYALLHGRRPSLPPRRVLVTTCK comes from the exons ATGCTAGATGGTGGATCTTATGTCTTATCCTTTTCTCAAATTAGCACAACAGTTACTAATTTTTACTCCTCCTTGTTTACCTCGCAGGGTATCTCGCAAGAGGATGTTTCTTATGTCCTCTCAGGAATCACAGCAAGAATTACTCAAGCTCAATCAGACTCTTTGGAAGCCAGGTTTATAGAGGAAGAG GATTTCAAGGTGGGACACTGTAAAGGGCAAAAGGTGGTGGACGGTGAAACAATGCCACTGGTACTGGAACCTGTGGAGCCCAACAAGGGTGACGACGTGGAATCTCTTCTTTCGGCCCTGAAGAAGAACAAGAACTGGTTCGATGACATGATAACCAAGAACAGTGCGGTCCTTCTTCGCGGTTTCAACGTTGAGAACGCCGAGGATTTCAACGAAATCATCGAAGCCTTCGACTGGGATGACATTCGCTACGTCGGGCCAGCTCCCCGGACCCATGTCTACAAGAGAGTATGGACAGCAAATGAGGGACCTCTCACGGAGTTCATATACTATCATCATGAGATGGTTTTG ATAAAAGAATTTCCGAAGAAAGTAATCCTATTCTGCGAGACACCACCCCCAGAAGGAGGAGAAACACCGTTTGTTCCAAGTTTCCGGGTAACCGAACGAATGATGGAGGAGTTCCCAGATGCTGTTGAGGAAATGGAGACAAAAGGCTTAACATATTCCTTCACAGCTCTAAGCAAGAACGACACTTCTTCCATGAGAGGTAGAGGTTGGGAGGACACTTTTGGAACATCAGATCGTGCTGAAGCAGAACGAAG GGCTAAGGCTCTAGGCATGGACATGGAGTGGCTACCCAATGGTGGTGTGAAGGCAATATTGAGGTCAAAAAACTTGACCAAGGTTTTTGATggaaggaaaggaaggaaaatGTGGTTCAACACGGTTGTAGGCATGCATGGGAAAGAGCATAGCTCAGCTAAAATGGCAGATGGGACAGAGATTCCAGAAAATGTGGTAAAGAGATGTGAAGAGATTATTGAAGAAGAGAGCATTCAGTTCAAATGGGAGAAGGGTGATGTTCTTTTCTTTGATAATTATGCTTTGCTTCATGGAAGAAGGCCTTCCCTTCCACCTAGAAGGGTTTTGGTTACCACCTGCAAATAG
- the LOC133821177 gene encoding clavaminate synthase-like protein At3g21360 isoform X2, whose amino-acid sequence MGISQEDVSYVLSGITARITQAQSDSLEARFIEEEDFKVGHCKGQKVVDGETMPLVLEPVEPNKGDDVESLLSALKKNKNWFDDMITKNSAVLLRGFNVENAEDFNEIIEAFDWDDIRYVGPAPRTHVYKRVWTANEGPLTEFIYYHHEMVLIKEFPKKVILFCETPPPEGGETPFVPSFRVTERMMEEFPDAVEEMETKGLTYSFTALSKNDTSSMRGRGWEDTFGTSDRAEAERRAKALGMDMEWLPNGGVKAILRSKNLTKVFDGRKGRKMWFNTVVGMHGKEHSSAKMADGTEIPENVVKRCEEIIEEESIQFKWEKGDVLFFDNYALLHGRRPSLPPRRVLVTTCK is encoded by the exons ATG GGTATCTCGCAAGAGGATGTTTCTTATGTCCTCTCAGGAATCACAGCAAGAATTACTCAAGCTCAATCAGACTCTTTGGAAGCCAGGTTTATAGAGGAAGAG GATTTCAAGGTGGGACACTGTAAAGGGCAAAAGGTGGTGGACGGTGAAACAATGCCACTGGTACTGGAACCTGTGGAGCCCAACAAGGGTGACGACGTGGAATCTCTTCTTTCGGCCCTGAAGAAGAACAAGAACTGGTTCGATGACATGATAACCAAGAACAGTGCGGTCCTTCTTCGCGGTTTCAACGTTGAGAACGCCGAGGATTTCAACGAAATCATCGAAGCCTTCGACTGGGATGACATTCGCTACGTCGGGCCAGCTCCCCGGACCCATGTCTACAAGAGAGTATGGACAGCAAATGAGGGACCTCTCACGGAGTTCATATACTATCATCATGAGATGGTTTTG ATAAAAGAATTTCCGAAGAAAGTAATCCTATTCTGCGAGACACCACCCCCAGAAGGAGGAGAAACACCGTTTGTTCCAAGTTTCCGGGTAACCGAACGAATGATGGAGGAGTTCCCAGATGCTGTTGAGGAAATGGAGACAAAAGGCTTAACATATTCCTTCACAGCTCTAAGCAAGAACGACACTTCTTCCATGAGAGGTAGAGGTTGGGAGGACACTTTTGGAACATCAGATCGTGCTGAAGCAGAACGAAG GGCTAAGGCTCTAGGCATGGACATGGAGTGGCTACCCAATGGTGGTGTGAAGGCAATATTGAGGTCAAAAAACTTGACCAAGGTTTTTGATggaaggaaaggaaggaaaatGTGGTTCAACACGGTTGTAGGCATGCATGGGAAAGAGCATAGCTCAGCTAAAATGGCAGATGGGACAGAGATTCCAGAAAATGTGGTAAAGAGATGTGAAGAGATTATTGAAGAAGAGAGCATTCAGTTCAAATGGGAGAAGGGTGATGTTCTTTTCTTTGATAATTATGCTTTGCTTCATGGAAGAAGGCCTTCCCTTCCACCTAGAAGGGTTTTGGTTACCACCTGCAAATAG